A stretch of the Oncorhynchus clarkii lewisi isolate Uvic-CL-2024 chromosome 9, UVic_Ocla_1.0, whole genome shotgun sequence genome encodes the following:
- the LOC139417231 gene encoding transketolase-like translates to MEDYHKPDQQTLQTLRNIANRLRINSIKATTAAGSGHPTSCCSVAEIMSVLFFHTMKYRPEEPRNINSDRFVLSKGHAAPVLYAVWAETGYLKESELLNLRKVDSILEGHPVPKQQFVDVATGSLGQGLGAACGMAYTGKYFDKASYSVYCLLGDGEMSEGSVWEAMAFASYYQLDNLVAILDINRLGQSDPAPLQHHVEKYQKRCEAFGWNAIIVDGHSVDELTKVLSQPRHQPTAIVAKTIKGKGIPAAEDKMGWHGKPLPKEMAEGVLKDIQARIMNSNKRLYPATPTEDAPPVSLRNVRMPSAPSYKLGEKIATRKAYGMALAKLGRYNEHVVALDGDTKNSTFSELFKNEHPERYVECYIAEQNMVSIAVGCATRDRNVVFASTFATFFTRAYDQLRMAAISESNINLCGSHCGVSIGEDGPSQMGLEDIAMFRAIPTATIFYPSDGVSTEKAVELAANTKGVCFIRTSRPENTVLYNSNEDFHVGQAKVVYKTSDDHVTVIGAGVTLHEALAAAEMLKKERINIRVIDPFTIKPLDSKTIVEHAKATRGRIITVEDHYYEGGLGEAVCSAVVNETGFNVHRMAVAHVPRSGKPTELLKIFGIDRDAIVQAVRKMLSSSANAK, encoded by the exons ATGGAGGACTATCACAAACCCGACCAGCAGACCCTGCAGACGCTTAGGAACATCGCCAATCGGCTCCGGATCAATTCTATCAAGGCTACTACTGCGGCAGGCAGTGG TCACCCCACATCATGCTGCAGTGTGGCagagatcatgtctgtgctcttCTTCCACACCATGAAGTACCGCCCTGAGGAACCCCGGAACATCAACAGCGACCGCTTCGTCCTCTCCAAG ggCCATGCAGCCCCGGTGCTTTACGCGGTGTGGGCCGAGACAGGCTACCTGAAGGAGAGCGAACTGCTCAACCTCCGTAAGGTCGACTCCATCCTGGAGGGACACCCTGTGCCG aAGCAGCAGTTTGTGGATGTGGCCACCGGCTCTCTTGGACAGGGTCTGGGGGCTGCCTGCGGGATGGCCTACACTGGGAAATACTTTGACAAGGCCAG CTACAGTGTGTACTGCCTGCTGGGTGATGGGGAGATGTCTGAGGGCTCGGTGTGGGAGGCCATGGCCTTCGCCTCTTACTACCAGCTGGACAACCTGGTGGCCATCCTGGACATCAACCGTCTGGGACAGAGTGACCCGGCTCCCCTGCAGCACCATGTGGAGAAGTACCAGAAACGCTGCGAAGCCTTCGG gTGGAATGCCATCATTGTGGACGGGCACAGTGTGGACGAGCTGACTAAGGTTCTGAGCCAACCCCGTCACCAGCCCACCGCCATCGTAGCCAAAACCATCAAGGGCAAGGGAATCCCAG cTGCGGAGGACAAGATGGGCTGGCATGGGAAGCCCCTGCCTAAGGAGATGGCTGAGGGGGTGCTGAAGGACATCCAGGCGCGCATCATGAACAGTAATAAGCGCCTGTACCCCGCTACGCCCACTGAGGACGCCCCGCCCGTCAGCCTGCGCAACGTTCGCATGCCCAGCGCACCCAGCTACAAACTCGGAGAGAAG ATTGCCACGCGGAAGGCCTATGGCATGGCTCTGGCTAAGCTAGGCCGCTACAACGAGCATGTGGTGGCTCTGGATGGCGACACCAAGAACTCCACCTTCTCTGAGCTCTTTAAGAACGAGCACCCCGAACGCTACGTCGAGTGCTACATTGCCGAGCAGAACATG gTGAGCATTGCGGTGGGCTGTGCCACGCGGGACCGCAACGTGGTGTTCGCCAGCACCTTCGCCACCTTCTTCACGCGTGCCTACGACCAGCTTCGCATGGCCGCCATCTCCGAGAGCAACATCAATCTGTGTGGCTCCCACTGCGGCGTGTCCATCG gagAGGATGGTCCTTCTCAGATGGGCCTCGAAGACATTGCCATGTTCAGAGCCATTCCCACGGCAACCATTTTCTACCCTAGCGACGGCGTGTCCACTGAGAAAGCTGTGGAGCTGGCCGCCAACACGAAG GGTGTGTGTTTCATCAGAACCAGTCGCCCAGAGAACACTGTTCTTTACAACAGCAACGAGGACTTTCATGTGGGACAGGCGAAG GTTGTGTACAAGACCAGCGATGATCATGTGACGGTGATCGGAGCGGGCGTGACCCTTCATGAGGCACTGGCAGCTGCTGAAATGCTAAAGAAGG AGAGGATCAACATTCGAGTGATTGACCCTTTCACCATCAAGCCTCTGGACTCCAAGACCATCGTCGAGCACGCCAAGGCCACCAGGGGACGCATCATCACAGTGGAGGACCACTACTACGAGG GGGGCCTGGGAGAGGCCGTGTGTTCAGCTGTGGTAAATGAGACGGGCTTCAATGTGCACCGTATGGCCGTGGCCCACGTTCCCCGCAGCGGCAAACCCACTGAGCTCCTCAAGATCTTCGGCATCGACCGCGACGCCATCGTGCAGGCCGTCCGCAAGATGCTCAGCAGCTCCGCCAACGCCAAGTAG
- the LOC139416330 gene encoding v-myb avian myeloblastosis viral oncogene homolog-like 2a isoform X4, with protein sequence MTDNAVKNHWNSTIKRKAEMGAYVMDDDGSPLPPTSLEQGEVDFRCDVVLDTEPEPPEVMRQYREAIDPMLKIRPKKDSHPVRSKTVVFPPVLAKRDSNSPCSSSGPSSVPTLHQSRQKSITEAVLRMIAEDMLPLSFVEGSGFRSFMSVIGPQYQRLSQRAVGLRLYDDVEKAIKPHLIRDLKTCLAASAGDAVVHATLDLWASPYADPVVAVQLHFLDDDWHIHRPTVAFRHIGHKNMNVAMARELEAVLLSYGLFPNNLGYIITNEAKHTIAAYDLFCDYRIMCSSQRGDPDEEEMLAFLGDKMPTEDFSEIQFGTRVGCVANMLQLVIKEALKNSRVVENLLSQVHNVVAFFRRSAYWNEVLLKECGLSLAPSPGSCRWNSTFVSMRRMVQEAVWGSVMTLLAQARIETKDSSSSPPMVRAKREQVVDIIGLLEPFEEAIQVLQSDAVTFSLIIPSLIGLDKTLETRSTNYSHFSKGLRSGLQTHFQPLFLQRDLILVTVLDPRIKLQPFDDVKQEGDTASLAAPSKFQVQMLVKSLVSDMDSWNPVKQEESEEIQEDSEASSSNSGSGNLKRKSIFSFLQPAAKSMKLSELDQYLSEPVLDGDGSTQVFWRDASRFPQLQRAARKLLAVPATSGGFDRLFPMASCIVRAKRSRLPPHTTERLLIYRESLRAKDGRSNFNGATKPS encoded by the exons AT GACGGACAATGCTGTGAAAAACCACTGGAACTCAACCATCAAACGTAAAGCTGAGATGGGAGCATATGTTATGGATGATGACGGGAGCCCGCTACCACCCACTTCTCTGGAGCAGGGCGAG GTAGATTTTCGTTGTGACGTTGTTTTGGACACGGAGCCTGAACCTCCAGAAGTG ATGAGGCAgtatagagaggctatagacccCATGCTAAAAATTAGGCCAAAAAAGGACTCTCACCCAGTCAGGTCAAAGACAGTGGTGTTCCCGCCTGTCTTAGCCAAGAGGGACTCCAACAGCCCCTGCTCTAGCTCCGGTCCTAGCAGCGTCCCCACTCTCCACCAGTCTCGCCAGAAGAGCATCACAGAGGCCGTATTGCGGATGATAGCGGAGGACATGCTGCCCCTCAGCTTCGTGGAGGGCTCAGGCTTCAGGAGCTTCATGTCTGTGATCGGCCCCCAATATCAGAGGCTGTCCCAGCGTGCCGTGGGCCTCCGGCTGTACGACGACGTGGAGAAGGCAATCAAGCCCCATCTGATCCGCGACCTGAAGACCTGCTTGGCTGCCAGCGCGGGCGATGCCGTTGTCCACGCCACCCTGGACCTCTGGGCCAGCCCCTACGCCGACCCTGTTGTCGCCGTGCAGTTGCACTTCCTGGATGATGACTGGCACATCCACCGGCCCACCGTGGCCTTTCGCCACATCGGCCACAAGAACATGAATGTGGCCATGGCCCGGGAGCTGGAAGCTGTGCTGCTGAGCTACGGCCTGTTCCCCAACAATCTGGGTTACATCATCACCAACGAGGCCAAGCACACCATCGCTGCCTACGACCTCTTTTGCGACTATAGGATCATGTGCTCGTCTCAGAGGGGCGACCCGGACGAGGAGGAGATGCTAGCCTTCCTGGGTGACAAGATGCCCACGGAGGACTTCTCAGAGATCCAGTTTGGCACGCGCGTGGGCTGCGTCGCCAACATGCTGCAGCTGGTGATCAAAGAGGCTCTAAAGAACTCTCGCGTGGTGGAGAACCTGCTGTCTCAGGTGCACAACGTGGTGGCCTTCTTCCGCCGCAGCGCCTACTGGAACGAGGTGCTGCTGAAGGAGTGTGGCCTGTCATTGGCCCCCTCACCCGGCAGCTGCCGCTGGAATTCCACCTTTGTGTCGATGCGGCGGATGGTACAGGAGGCGGTGTGGGGCTCAGTCATGACCCTGCTTGCCCAGGCCCGCATTGAGACCAAGGACTCGTCCAGCTCCCCGCCCATGGTGAGGGCCAAGCGGGAGCAGGTGGTGGACATCATCGGCCTGCTGGAGCCCTTTGAGGAGGCCATCCAGGTGCTTCAGAGCGATGCCGTCACcttctccctcatcatcccctcccTGATCGGCCTGGACAAGACCCTGGAGACCCGCTCCACCAACTACAGCCACTTCTCCAAGGGGCTCCGCTCCGGCCTGCAAACACACTTCCAGCCCCTCTTCCTGCAGAGGGACCTGATCCTGGTCACGGTTCTGGACCCCCGCATTAAGCTCCAGCCCTTCGATGACGTGAAGCAGGAGGGGGACACCGCCTCCCTGGCCGCCCCCTCCAAGTTCCAGGTCCAAATGCTGGTCAAGTCGTTGGTCAGCGACATGGATTCCTGGAACCCAGTGAAgcaagaggagagtgaagagatcCAGGAGGACTCTGAGGCCTCCAGCTCTAACAGTGGCAGCGGCAACCTCAAGCGCAAGTCCATCTTCAGTTTCCTCCAGCCTGCGGCCAAGAGCATGAAGCTGTCTGAGCTGGACCAGTACTTGTCAGAGCCTGTGCTGGATGGGGACGGCTCCACCCAGGTTTTCTGGAGAGACGCCTCACGGTTTCCCCAGCTGCAGAGAGCGGCCAGGAAGCTGCTGGCTGTGCCTGCCACCTCAGGCGGCTTTGATCGACTCTTCCCCATGGCGTCCTGCATCGTCAGGGCCAAGAGGAGCCGGCTGCCCCCTCACACCACCGAGAGGCTGCTGATCTACAGGGAGTCCCTGAGGGCGAAAGACGGGAGGTCCAATTTCAATGGCGCCACTAAACCGTCATAG
- the LOC139417552 gene encoding uncharacterized protein, with product MGGHKMAPTPVSDTSVWTRRGLEKCGLTTKEILTPKKLVTTVSFQVPYSLIDQRPAAKVEAVCLSHDIQLLTYGTLAGGLLSERYLGKAEPTSRAELNTASLSKYKNVIDSCGGWGLFQELLVALETVTRGHGCSIANVATHYVLDRPAVGGVIVGCHLGVAGTEHMF from the exons ATGGGTGGACACAAGATGGCCCCCACCCCTGTGTCAGACAcgtctgtctggaccaggaggGGTTTGGAGAAGTGCGGGTTGACGA CGAAAGAGATATTGACCCCGAAaaagttggtgaccactgtttcCTTCCAGGTGCCGTACTCCCTGATCGACCAGCGGCCCGCTGCTAAGGTGGAggctgtctgcctgtctcacGACATCCAGCTACTGACCTACGGAACTCTGG cCGGTGGTCTACTCTCAGAGCGCTATCTAGGGAAGGCAGAGCCTACAAGCAGGGCAGAGCTCAACACCGCCTCCCTCAGTAAGTACAAGAACGTGATTGACAGCTGTGGAGGATGGGGGCTGTTCCAGGAGCTGCTGGTTGCCTTGGAGACGGTCACCAGGGGCCACGGCTGCTCCATCGCCAACGTGGCTACCCACTACGTCCTGGACCGGCCTGCTGTGGGTGGAGTCATCGTGGGCTGTCATCTCGGTGTTGCCGGGACAGAACACATGTTTtag